In Flavobacterium okayamense, a single window of DNA contains:
- the yidC gene encoding membrane protein insertase YidC, producing MEEKKLDVKTIVGFVLISGLLMWMMYTNTPSPEELKEQEKKEQVEQNKVVENTQATPEVATLTDSLSIAKAQQALGSFAYSASLPSANENVTEIKNDVLALKIANKGGYITEATVLGFEKFEKNSGELVKIINDNNANFDITLNTNDNRTLHTKDLFFEPKYSTEGENQVLTMQLKAGPNQFLEYRYVLKPGEYMLDFSIRSQGLENVVNTSKPLDLEWQLKTYRNEKSISYENRYTELVYEYEEGKDDYLNAQKELAQTTAEEVTYVAFKQHHFTSILLTDTPFKTAEFKSENLVANEDVDTVYTKNFTAKLPLEFKNGAVNYNMNWYYGPAKYQILNDYDRNLDEVMPLGWGIFGWINRYIFIPAFGFITSLGIGYGIAIIVFTILVRIVMSPITYKSYLSQAKMKVIRPEIQEINDKYKDNAMKRQQETMALYSKAGVSPMAGCIPAVMQIPVFYALFQFFPSMFDLRQKSFLWADDLSSYDAVFQLPFKIPFYGDHVSLFPILASVAIFFYMRMTTGDQQMAAPQQEGMPDMSKIMKMMLYISPLMMLFFFNNYASGLSLYYFISNLITIGIMFVIKNYIIDNDKIHAKIQENKGKQKKESKFQKKMREMMEQAEAQQKNKK from the coding sequence ATGGAAGAAAAAAAGCTAGACGTAAAAACCATTGTTGGTTTTGTTTTAATTTCAGGTCTTTTAATGTGGATGATGTATACAAATACACCATCACCTGAAGAATTAAAAGAACAAGAGAAGAAAGAGCAAGTTGAACAAAATAAAGTAGTAGAAAATACTCAAGCTACTCCTGAAGTTGCGACACTAACAGATTCTTTAAGTATTGCAAAAGCACAACAAGCTTTAGGTTCATTTGCTTATTCGGCTTCATTACCTTCTGCAAATGAAAATGTAACTGAAATTAAAAACGACGTTTTAGCATTAAAAATTGCTAATAAAGGTGGTTATATTACCGAAGCTACTGTTTTAGGTTTTGAAAAGTTTGAGAAGAACTCTGGCGAATTAGTAAAAATTATAAATGATAATAATGCTAATTTCGACATTACATTAAATACTAACGACAATAGAACGTTACATACGAAAGATTTATTCTTCGAACCAAAATATTCAACAGAAGGAGAAAATCAAGTGCTAACAATGCAATTAAAAGCTGGACCGAATCAGTTTTTAGAGTATCGTTATGTGTTGAAACCAGGAGAATATATGCTAGATTTTAGTATTCGTTCACAAGGTTTAGAAAATGTTGTAAATACTTCAAAACCATTAGATTTAGAATGGCAATTAAAAACATATCGCAATGAAAAAAGTATTTCTTATGAAAATAGATATACTGAATTGGTTTATGAATATGAAGAAGGTAAAGATGACTATTTAAACGCACAAAAAGAATTAGCTCAAACAACAGCTGAGGAAGTTACTTATGTTGCTTTCAAACAACATCATTTTACATCAATTTTATTAACGGATACGCCTTTTAAAACAGCTGAATTTAAATCTGAAAATTTAGTAGCAAATGAAGATGTAGATACTGTTTATACTAAAAACTTCACTGCAAAATTGCCTTTAGAATTTAAAAATGGTGCAGTAAATTATAATATGAATTGGTATTATGGACCAGCTAAATATCAAATCTTAAATGATTACGATAGAAACTTAGACGAGGTAATGCCATTAGGTTGGGGAATTTTCGGTTGGATTAACCGTTACATTTTTATTCCAGCATTCGGATTTATTACATCGTTAGGAATAGGTTACGGAATTGCAATTATTGTTTTTACAATTTTAGTAAGAATTGTAATGTCGCCAATTACCTATAAATCATATTTGTCTCAAGCAAAGATGAAAGTAATTCGTCCTGAAATTCAAGAAATAAACGATAAATATAAAGATAATGCAATGAAGCGCCAGCAAGAAACAATGGCGCTATATTCGAAAGCTGGTGTAAGTCCTATGGCAGGTTGTATTCCAGCAGTAATGCAAATACCTGTTTTCTATGCATTGTTCCAATTCTTCCCATCGATGTTCGATTTACGTCAAAAAAGCTTCCTTTGGGCAGATGATTTATCTTCGTATGATGCGGTTTTCCAATTACCATTTAAAATTCCATTTTATGGTGATCACGTAAGTTTGTTTCCAATTTTAGCATCAGTCGCAATATTCTTTTATATGAGAATGACAACAGGAGATCAACAAATGGCAGCGCCTCAACAAGAAGGTATGCCAGATATGAGTAAAATCATGAAGATGATGTTGTATATTTCTCCATTAATGATGTTATTCTTCTTTAATAATTATGCTTCTGGATTATCATTATATTACTTTATCTCGAACTTAATTACCATTGGAATTATGTTTGTAATCAAAAACTATATCATTGATAATGATAAGATTCATGCTAAAATTCAAGAAAATAAAGGAAAACAAAAAAAGGAAAGTAAATTCCAAAAGAAAATGCGCGAAATGATGGAACAAGCTGAAGCGCAACAAAAAAATAAGAAATAA
- a CDS encoding CTP synthase, whose protein sequence is MNQTKYIFVTGGVTSSLGKGIIAASLAKLLQARGYRTTIQKFDPYINVDPGTLNPYEHGECYVTDDGAETDLDLGHYERFLNVPTSQANNVTTGRVYLSVIEKERRGEFLGKTVQVVPHITNEIKQRMQLLGQSGDYDIVITEIGGTVGDIESLPYIESVRQLLWELGEENGICIHLTLVPYLAAAGELKTKPTQHSVKTLMESGIKADILVCRTEHELSEDLRQKLALFCNVKKEAVIQSIDASTIYDVPNLMLEEGLDKVALKKLGLPEKQSPDLKQWNEFLHKLKNPKHEVRIGLVGKYVELQDSYKSILEAFIHAGAANETKVNVVSIHSEHLDDNSAEKHLKGLDGILVAPGFGSRGIEGKIDTVRYARENNIPFLGICLGMQMAVIEYSRNVLGYKDANSIEMNENTAHPVINLMEEQKNIENKGGTMRLGAWKCSLKENSLANKIYGKSEIMERHRHRYEFNGKYLNELENAGLKASGVNPDTGLVEVVEIENHPFFIGVQYHPEYKSTVANPHPLFVSLVKAAVEHKNK, encoded by the coding sequence ATGAATCAAACAAAGTATATTTTCGTTACAGGAGGTGTAACTTCTTCTTTAGGAAAAGGAATTATTGCAGCTTCTTTAGCAAAATTGTTACAAGCTAGAGGTTATCGAACAACCATTCAAAAGTTCGATCCTTACATTAATGTCGATCCAGGAACATTAAATCCATACGAACATGGAGAATGTTATGTAACCGATGATGGCGCCGAAACGGATTTGGATTTAGGTCACTACGAGCGTTTCTTAAACGTTCCTACATCGCAAGCGAATAACGTAACAACAGGAAGAGTATACTTATCGGTTATTGAAAAAGAAAGACGTGGTGAGTTTTTAGGAAAAACAGTTCAAGTTGTTCCTCATATTACTAACGAAATCAAGCAACGCATGCAGTTGTTAGGTCAATCAGGAGATTACGATATCGTAATTACTGAAATTGGTGGAACGGTTGGTGATATTGAATCGTTACCTTATATAGAATCGGTTCGTCAATTACTATGGGAATTAGGTGAAGAAAACGGAATTTGTATTCATTTAACTTTAGTTCCTTATTTAGCGGCAGCAGGTGAGTTAAAAACAAAACCAACGCAACACTCGGTTAAAACCTTAATGGAAAGTGGAATTAAAGCTGATATTTTAGTGTGTCGAACTGAGCACGAATTATCAGAAGATTTACGTCAAAAGTTAGCGTTGTTCTGTAATGTTAAAAAAGAAGCAGTAATTCAATCTATTGATGCTTCAACAATATATGATGTTCCAAATTTAATGTTGGAAGAAGGTTTAGATAAAGTAGCCTTAAAAAAATTAGGGTTACCAGAAAAACAATCTCCAGATTTAAAACAATGGAATGAGTTCTTACACAAACTGAAAAATCCTAAGCACGAAGTAAGAATTGGTTTAGTTGGTAAGTATGTTGAATTGCAAGATTCATACAAATCAATTTTAGAGGCATTTATTCATGCTGGAGCTGCAAATGAGACAAAAGTGAACGTTGTTTCCATCCATTCTGAGCATTTAGATGACAATTCGGCAGAAAAACACTTAAAAGGATTAGATGGTATATTAGTTGCTCCTGGATTTGGAAGTCGTGGAATTGAAGGGAAAATAGACACGGTTCGTTATGCAAGAGAAAACAATATTCCGTTTTTAGGTATTTGTTTAGGAATGCAAATGGCAGTTATTGAGTATTCGCGTAATGTTTTAGGTTACAAAGATGCGAACTCAATTGAAATGAATGAAAATACAGCGCATCCAGTAATTAACTTAATGGAAGAGCAAAAGAATATTGAGAATAAAGGTGGAACTATGCGTTTAGGTGCATGGAAATGTAGTTTAAAAGAAAATTCGTTGGCTAACAAGATTTATGGAAAGTCAGAAATTATGGAACGCCATCGTCATCGTTATGAATTTAACGGTAAGTATTTGAACGAATTAGAAAATGCGGGTTTAAAAGCTTCTGGAGTTAATCCTGATACAGGTTTAGTAGAAGTTGTAGAAATTGAAAACCATCCATTTTTTATTGGAGTTCAGTACCATCCAGAATATAAAAGTACAGTAGCAAATCCACATCCACTTTTTGTGAGTTTGGTAAAAGCAGCTGTCGAACATAAAAATAAATAA
- a CDS encoding DUF3820 family protein — translation MNNQQELIKLANTKMPFGKYEGRFLIDLPEYYLVWYKQKGFPKGKLGEQMALVYELQLNGLEDLVRNIRKL, via the coding sequence ATGAACAATCAACAAGAACTCATAAAACTAGCCAATACAAAAATGCCTTTCGGTAAGTACGAAGGACGTTTTCTTATCGACTTACCCGAATATTATCTCGTTTGGTACAAACAAAAAGGATTTCCAAAAGGTAAACTAGGCGAACAAATGGCTTTAGTTTACGAACTTCAATTAAATGGTTTAGAAGATTTAGTTCGAAATATTAGAAAGTTATAA
- a CDS encoding OsmC family protein, translating into MPTANITYVGELRTVCMHLQSGTKILTDAPTDNHGKGEAFSPTDLVATALGSCMVSIMGIKSRDLDIDLKDSTVSITKIMQAEPRKIAKIEVVLNMSITTSDKNKTILERAALTCPVLLSLHPEIEKEVTFNWK; encoded by the coding sequence ATGCCAACAGCTAATATTACTTATGTTGGAGAATTAAGAACCGTTTGTATGCATTTACAATCGGGTACTAAAATTCTTACCGATGCGCCAACAGATAACCATGGTAAAGGAGAAGCATTTTCACCAACCGATTTAGTAGCAACAGCTTTGGGAAGTTGTATGGTTTCCATTATGGGCATAAAATCAAGAGATTTAGATATTGACTTAAAAGACTCTACGGTATCGATTACAAAAATCATGCAAGCCGAACCACGAAAAATTGCTAAAATTGAAGTGGTTTTAAATATGTCAATTACAACTTCCGATAAAAACAAAACGATACTTGAACGCGCCGCTTTGACGTGTCCTGTATTGTTAAGTTTACATCCTGAAATTGAAAAAGAAGTTACTTTTAATTGGAAGTGA
- a CDS encoding LysM peptidoglycan-binding domain-containing protein — translation MRILKVLFLVLFFSSCIANTVKQDPYLRHTIEKGETVYSISKKYNVTPFDIYRLNPDAKEGIKENTTLLIPKAISTASTSTNDDGAAEVTTHKVAKKETLYSLAKQYSVSVADLKEWNPDVEKNGLKIGQDLIVSKVYKPTSGVNTVEVQEVKNTSSVSTHVVKTGETLYSLSRKYNITVDELKALNPQIEDAINIGDVLKIKQQSQIQVVNNLENNFYAVKPNETLFSLTKQFNVTEEELVRLNPDLKLGVREGMLLKLPTNLVIKDSLASTKPKANLLATIDYNTKKELVLLLPFNLAKMEADSTKTSKDFIKTSKFLNLTLDFYSGALVAIDSAKTLGLPVNVKIIDVESSPKSSNIAQIISRNDFSGVDAVIGPFYNSHAESAAQYLSKYNTPVISPLSKELSKPISNLYNAVPSQLQLNEALMQYLYAKEGNIVAVISQKKNASKEYLQKNHALVKFPTADEKGAFTIDAIRTQLVKGKKNFVILDSEKAGQVMNITSSLMKLKEEFDIQLVVFEIYDTLDYEEIKMQNLIELKLLFPSVTKEAKTIEELVAVKKMVTANKLNPNYYVVKGFDVTFDTLLRICQSENFEETSQKFSTDGVENGFNYVNENGTWVNKAIYIQFYDTDYTVKTAE, via the coding sequence ATGCGAATTTTAAAAGTTTTATTTTTAGTTTTATTCTTTTCGTCTTGTATTGCTAATACAGTAAAGCAAGATCCATATTTAAGACATACAATTGAAAAAGGAGAAACTGTTTATTCAATTTCTAAGAAATATAATGTAACACCTTTTGATATTTATCGTTTAAATCCTGATGCTAAAGAAGGAATTAAAGAAAATACTACTTTATTGATTCCAAAAGCAATTTCTACAGCTTCAACATCAACTAATGATGATGGAGCTGCAGAAGTTACTACTCATAAAGTTGCTAAAAAAGAAACTCTTTACAGTTTAGCAAAACAATACAGTGTATCTGTTGCCGATTTAAAAGAATGGAATCCGGATGTTGAAAAGAACGGATTAAAAATTGGTCAAGACTTAATTGTATCTAAAGTTTATAAGCCTACTTCGGGTGTAAATACGGTAGAAGTTCAAGAAGTAAAAAATACAAGTTCAGTTTCTACACATGTTGTAAAAACAGGAGAAACTTTATATAGTTTATCTAGAAAATATAACATTACTGTAGATGAATTAAAAGCTTTAAACCCTCAAATTGAAGATGCTATAAACATTGGTGATGTTTTAAAAATTAAACAACAAAGTCAAATTCAAGTAGTAAACAATCTTGAAAATAATTTTTATGCTGTAAAGCCAAATGAGACATTATTTAGCCTAACTAAACAGTTTAATGTTACGGAAGAAGAATTAGTGCGTTTAAATCCTGATTTAAAACTAGGTGTTAGAGAAGGTATGTTGTTAAAATTACCAACTAATTTAGTTATTAAAGATTCTCTTGCTTCAACGAAACCTAAAGCTAATTTATTAGCAACTATTGATTACAATACTAAGAAAGAATTAGTATTATTACTTCCATTCAATCTTGCTAAAATGGAAGCTGATTCTACAAAAACTTCTAAAGATTTTATTAAGACAAGTAAATTTTTAAATCTAACGCTAGATTTTTATTCAGGTGCTTTAGTTGCGATTGATTCTGCTAAAACTTTAGGTTTGCCTGTTAATGTGAAAATTATTGATGTTGAAAGCTCTCCAAAATCATCTAATATTGCACAAATTATTTCTAGAAATGATTTTTCTGGGGTTGATGCAGTAATTGGACCCTTTTATAATTCTCATGCTGAGTCAGCTGCTCAATATTTGTCAAAATATAACACACCTGTTATTTCTCCACTCTCGAAAGAATTAAGCAAGCCAATTTCTAATTTATATAATGCTGTTCCTTCTCAACTACAATTGAATGAAGCCTTAATGCAATATTTGTATGCAAAAGAAGGAAATATTGTTGCTGTAATTAGTCAGAAGAAAAACGCTTCAAAAGAGTATTTACAAAAAAATCATGCTTTAGTTAAATTTCCTACAGCAGATGAAAAAGGCGCATTTACTATTGATGCAATTAGAACTCAATTAGTAAAAGGGAAAAAGAATTTTGTAATATTAGATTCTGAAAAAGCCGGACAAGTAATGAATATTACTTCAAGCTTGATGAAGCTTAAGGAAGAGTTTGATATTCAATTAGTTGTTTTTGAAATTTACGATACTTTAGATTATGAGGAAATCAAAATGCAAAATCTAATTGAACTAAAGCTTTTATTTCCTTCAGTAACTAAAGAAGCTAAAACAATTGAAGAGTTAGTAGCAGTAAAAAAAATGGTTACTGCAAACAAATTGAATCCAAATTATTATGTTGTTAAAGGTTTTGATGTAACTTTTGATACTTTATTAAGAATTTGTCAAAGTGAAAATTTTGAAGAAACTTCTCAAAAGTTTTCTACAGATGGAGTTGAAAATGGATTTAATTATGTAAATGAAAATGGTACTTGGGTTAACAAAGCGATTTACATACAATTCTACGATACAGATTATACTGTTAAAACTGCCGAATAA
- the guaA gene encoding glutamine-hydrolyzing GMP synthase has product MQHNVLILDFGSQYTQLIARRVRELNIFCEIFPFDKIPADLSSYKAVILGGSPCSVRSEEALHPDLSQIRGKLPLLAVCYGAQYLAHFSGGEVAASNTREYGRANLSYIDKNEVFLEGVSDNSQVWMSHSDSIKKLPTNGVMIASTKDVENAAYKIEGETTYAIQFHPEVYHSTDGKQMLENFLVKIAKVPQNFTPSAFVEEIVEELKQKIGNDKVVLGLSGGVDSTVAAVLLNKAIGDNLYCIFVNNGLLRKNEFESVLHQYKDMGLNVKGVDASARFLDALAGLDEPEAKRKAIGKAFIEVFDDEAHLLTDVKWLGQGTIYPDVIESVSATGGPSATIKSHHNVGGLPDFMKLQVVEPLRMLFKDEVRRVGRTLGIDEELLGRHPFPGPGLAIRILGDITPEKVSILQEVDAIFINGLKEHGLYDKVWQAGVILLPVNSVGVMGDERTYEKVVALRAVESTDGMTADWVHLPYEFLMKVSNEIINKVKGVNRVVYDISSKPPATIEWE; this is encoded by the coding sequence ATGCAACACAACGTTTTAATTTTAGATTTTGGTTCACAATACACGCAATTAATTGCACGTAGAGTAAGAGAATTAAATATATTTTGCGAGATTTTCCCTTTCGATAAAATTCCAGCAGATTTATCATCATATAAAGCGGTAATATTAGGAGGAAGCCCATGTTCAGTTCGCTCAGAAGAAGCGCTTCATCCCGATTTATCTCAAATTAGAGGAAAATTGCCTCTATTAGCAGTTTGCTATGGAGCACAGTACTTAGCGCATTTTTCCGGTGGAGAAGTAGCAGCTTCAAACACAAGAGAATATGGTAGAGCGAATTTGTCTTACATCGATAAAAACGAAGTTTTTTTAGAAGGTGTTTCTGATAACAGCCAAGTTTGGATGTCGCATTCAGATTCTATCAAGAAATTACCAACTAATGGTGTAATGATTGCGAGTACAAAAGATGTAGAAAATGCAGCTTACAAAATAGAAGGTGAAACAACTTATGCTATACAATTCCATCCTGAAGTATACCATTCAACTGATGGAAAACAAATGTTGGAAAATTTCTTAGTTAAAATTGCAAAAGTCCCTCAAAACTTTACACCTAGCGCATTTGTTGAAGAAATCGTTGAAGAATTAAAACAAAAAATTGGTAACGATAAAGTTGTTTTAGGTTTATCTGGTGGAGTAGATTCAACTGTGGCTGCAGTATTATTGAATAAAGCTATTGGAGATAACTTATACTGTATTTTCGTAAATAACGGATTGTTACGTAAAAATGAGTTCGAAAGTGTATTGCATCAATACAAAGATATGGGCTTAAATGTAAAAGGAGTTGATGCTTCGGCACGCTTTTTGGATGCATTAGCTGGGTTAGATGAACCTGAAGCGAAGCGTAAAGCTATTGGAAAAGCGTTTATTGAAGTTTTTGATGATGAAGCACATTTACTAACTGATGTGAAATGGTTAGGACAAGGTACGATTTATCCTGATGTTATCGAATCAGTTTCGGCAACTGGCGGACCTTCTGCAACGATTAAATCGCATCATAATGTAGGAGGATTACCTGATTTTATGAAGTTACAAGTTGTAGAGCCATTACGAATGTTGTTTAAAGATGAGGTAAGAAGAGTAGGTAGAACTTTAGGAATAGATGAAGAGTTATTAGGAAGACATCCATTTCCTGGACCAGGATTGGCAATTCGAATTTTAGGTGATATAACTCCAGAAAAAGTTAGTATATTGCAAGAGGTTGATGCAATTTTCATCAACGGATTAAAAGAGCACGGTTTGTATGATAAAGTTTGGCAAGCAGGTGTAATATTACTTCCAGTAAATAGTGTGGGAGTAATGGGAGATGAACGTACATATGAAAAAGTTGTAGCTTTAAGAGCGGTTGAATCAACAGATGGAATGACTGCAGATTGGGTACATTTGCCATATGAGTTCTTAATGAAAGTATCAAATGAAATAATTAATAAGGTTAAAGGTGTAAATAGAGTGGTATATGATATCAGTTCAAAACCACCTGCAACCATAGAATGGGAATAA
- a CDS encoding AIR synthase related protein, which translates to MSSENSKRYNLRGVSASKEDVHNAIKNIDKGLFPKAFCKIIPDYLTNDKEYCIIMHADGAGTKSSLAYMYWKETGDVSVWKGIAQDALIMNIDDLLCVGATDNILLSSTIGRNKNLVPGEVISAIINGTEELIEDLKEHGVTIHSTGGETADVGDLVRTIIVDSTVTARMKRSDVIDNANIQAGDVIVGLASFGQATYEKGYNGGMGSNGLTSARHDVFAKYLAEKYPESFDVSVPNELVYSGQTKLTDAVENSPIDAGKLVLSPTRTYAPVIKKILEKYNSQDIHGMVHCSGGAQTKVLHFVENVHVIKDNLFPVPPLFKLIQEQSKTDWKEMYQVFNCGHRMELYVNEKIAQDIIAISKSFNIDAQIVGRVEASTEKKLTITSEYGKFEY; encoded by the coding sequence ATGAGCTCTGAAAATAGCAAACGCTACAATCTAAGAGGGGTTTCCGCTTCAAAGGAAGATGTTCATAATGCAATCAAAAACATCGATAAAGGATTATTCCCTAAAGCTTTCTGCAAAATTATTCCCGATTACTTAACAAACGACAAAGAGTATTGTATCATTATGCATGCTGATGGTGCGGGTACAAAATCATCTTTGGCTTATATGTACTGGAAAGAAACCGGAGATGTATCAGTTTGGAAAGGTATTGCACAAGACGCGTTGATCATGAATATCGACGATTTACTTTGTGTAGGAGCTACCGATAATATTTTGTTGTCTTCAACAATAGGACGTAATAAAAACTTAGTTCCAGGTGAAGTAATTTCTGCTATTATCAATGGAACGGAAGAATTAATTGAAGATTTAAAAGAACACGGCGTTACGATTCATTCAACAGGTGGAGAAACTGCTGATGTTGGTGATTTAGTGCGTACAATTATCGTCGATTCAACTGTTACAGCACGGATGAAACGTTCAGATGTTATCGATAATGCAAATATTCAAGCGGGCGATGTAATTGTTGGTTTAGCTTCATTCGGTCAAGCAACTTATGAGAAAGGTTACAATGGCGGAATGGGAAGTAACGGATTAACGTCGGCTCGTCATGATGTTTTTGCGAAATATTTGGCTGAAAAATACCCAGAAAGTTTCGATGTTTCTGTGCCAAATGAATTAGTGTATTCAGGACAAACTAAATTGACTGATGCTGTTGAAAATAGTCCAATCGATGCAGGTAAGTTAGTACTTTCTCCTACAAGAACGTATGCGCCAGTTATCAAGAAAATTTTAGAAAAATACAATTCTCAAGATATTCACGGAATGGTTCACTGTAGTGGTGGTGCGCAAACAAAAGTACTTCACTTTGTAGAAAACGTTCATGTGATAAAAGATAATTTGTTTCCGGTTCCACCATTATTTAAATTAATACAAGAGCAATCAAAAACGGATTGGAAAGAAATGTATCAAGTTTTCAATTGCGGACATAGAATGGAATTATATGTAAACGAAAAAATTGCTCAAGATATAATTGCCATTTCAAAATCGTTTAATATCGATGCGCAAATTGTAGGTAGAGTGGAAGCTTCTACTGAGAAGAAATTAACAATAACTTCCGAATACGGAAAATTTGAATATTAA
- a CDS encoding OmpA family protein translates to MRKHFLYILFLTFSFVAFAQDTTSFYFDSGKFELSTKENERLSKWISENSTSKILAIHGFTDEVGTSEANDTLSQNRVNYIFEKVNGKVKIREDFKTVGFGENFKRDKVQAKNRRASIFYLKEADLSKENEILGIEEGEFVIPDNLPLHEKVKLAKVGTKITLKNINFFQNTFQTTPESQTALYDLLFVMQNNPNLKIQIQGHICCVDLDRRHLSLDRAKQVRRFLQWKGIPPGRVSVTGFGTTKPLYPIPEANEEQAAANRRVEIEILSK, encoded by the coding sequence ATGAGAAAACATTTTTTATACATACTTTTTTTAACATTTAGTTTTGTTGCTTTTGCACAAGACACAACATCATTTTATTTTGATTCTGGAAAATTTGAGCTTTCTACAAAAGAAAATGAGCGACTTTCTAAATGGATTAGCGAAAATTCAACTTCAAAAATATTAGCCATTCACGGTTTTACGGATGAAGTAGGAACATCTGAAGCTAATGATACTTTATCTCAAAATAGAGTGAACTATATTTTTGAAAAAGTAAATGGAAAAGTAAAGATTCGAGAAGATTTTAAAACGGTTGGTTTTGGGGAAAATTTCAAAAGAGATAAAGTACAAGCAAAAAATCGTAGAGCTTCAATTTTTTATTTAAAAGAAGCCGATTTAAGTAAGGAAAATGAAATATTAGGTATTGAAGAAGGTGAATTTGTAATTCCTGATAATCTTCCACTACATGAAAAAGTGAAGTTGGCAAAAGTGGGAACAAAAATCACATTAAAAAATATTAACTTCTTTCAAAACACCTTCCAAACAACTCCCGAATCTCAAACAGCATTGTATGATTTGTTGTTTGTGATGCAAAACAATCCAAATTTAAAAATTCAAATTCAAGGACATATTTGTTGTGTTGATTTAGATCGCCGACATTTATCACTCGATAGAGCAAAACAAGTTCGAAGATTTTTACAATGGAAAGGAATTCCGCCAGGAAGAGTTTCGGTTACGGGTTTTGGAACCACAAAACCATTGTATCCTATTCCTGAAGCTAACGAAGAACAAGCAGCTGCAAATCGTAGAGTAGAAATTGAAATTCTAAGTAAATAA
- a CDS encoding OmpA family protein, with the protein MKLRILYLLLFSITIFAQEKQSFYFDFNKHEFNEEQKTQVLNWIELYPNIKIIKIEGFCDWVGGYAYNDSLSLKRVNSILKIFKENQFDISQIEVNGYGKRFEQNEQQHLNRRVDIYYNFYVEELTEASKPIIIFTKDVKVNKLDSIIKQSKIGDKIKLKNLYFYNNSGIFVPKSKPILAELLQVMKENPNLKIEIHGHICCQPNEPHELISRVRAEAVYYYLIKNRIDKSRMSFKSFGSSQPIYSIPEKNEDERNANRRVEILILEK; encoded by the coding sequence ATGAAGTTGAGAATTTTATATTTATTGCTTTTCTCTATTACAATCTTCGCTCAGGAAAAGCAAAGTTTTTATTTCGATTTTAATAAACATGAATTTAATGAAGAGCAAAAAACTCAAGTTTTAAATTGGATTGAATTATATCCAAATATTAAAATTATTAAAATTGAAGGTTTTTGTGATTGGGTTGGTGGTTATGCTTATAATGATTCGTTATCATTAAAAAGAGTTAATTCAATTCTTAAAATATTTAAAGAAAATCAATTTGATATTAGTCAAATTGAAGTAAATGGATATGGTAAACGTTTTGAACAAAATGAGCAGCAACATTTAAATCGTAGAGTAGATATCTATTATAATTTTTATGTTGAAGAATTAACTGAAGCCTCAAAACCAATAATTATTTTTACCAAAGATGTTAAGGTTAACAAGTTAGATTCAATCATAAAGCAATCTAAAATTGGCGATAAAATAAAACTTAAGAATCTATATTTTTATAATAATTCTGGAATTTTTGTTCCCAAGTCAAAACCAATTTTGGCAGAATTATTGCAAGTGATGAAAGAAAACCCTAATTTAAAGATTGAAATTCATGGACACATATGCTGTCAGCCAAACGAACCGCATGAATTGATATCTAGAGTAAGAGCTGAAGCAGTTTATTATTACTTAATAAAGAATCGGATTGATAAAAGTAGAATGAGTTTTAAAAGTTTTGGAAGTTCACAACCAATATATAGTATTCCAGAAAAAAATGAAGACGAAAGAAATGCAAACCGCCGCGTAGAAATTTTAATTTTAGAAAAGTAG